From Sparus aurata chromosome 9, fSpaAur1.1, whole genome shotgun sequence, a single genomic window includes:
- the LOC115587536 gene encoding interleukin-10 receptor subunit beta-like: MSARVCVFILTLSTLHGPRAVSGVLSGPTNVSLTSFNMNLVLRWDPPEGAAGGLVYTSEYKSRFTPYKKICTNSSQLQCDFSSQPDSSISVYGKFTGRVRAQLGAESSDWVESKEIFLDRDTVIGPPNVSLISTEDTIEVIITDPVFARSTLKEAYGASNVIYNITHWKEGHEKEAVSRTNLLQSRFVLDKLERWTSYCVQVHINALMNPKPGEPSTPVCERTTSKPGVPWVAAVVTFLVIAVAAAALVLAVVYRKRISNFLCPKDLLPQRFKEAPKSSMYMAMRDSHPPEEHYDPVSIVADDGTVEEGSPLQDTGTSCSLIVGES, from the exons ATGTCGgctcgtgtgtgtgtcttcatccTGACGCTCTCAACACTACATGGACCCAGAG CGGTATCAGGTGTCCTCAGCGGACCCACAAACGTCAGCTTGACCTCCTTCAACATGAACCTGGTGCTGAGGTGGGATCCACCTGAAGGAGCAGCCGGCGGCCTGGTCTACACGTCAGAGTACAA gagcCGATTCACACCCTACAAAAAGATTTGTACGAACTCCTCGCAGCTCCAGTGTGACTTCAGCAGCCAGCCGGACTCCTCCATCTCCGTGTATGGAAAGTTTACCGGCAGAGTGCGAGCACAGCTCGGGGCGGAGAGCTCCGACTGGGTGGAGAGCAAAGAGATCTTTCTGGATAGAGACA cCGTCATCGGTCCACCCAACGTGTCTCTCATCTCCACCGAGGACACGATAGAAGTCATCATTACAGATCCGGTGTTTGCTCGCTCCACACTCAAGGAGGCTTACGGCGCTTCAAATGTCATCTATAACATCACCCACTGGAAGGAAGGCCATGAGAAGGAG GCAGTCAGCCGCACCAACTTACTGCAGAGCCGGTTTGTTCTGGATAAACTGGAGCGCTGGACCTCGTACTGCGTCCAGGTCCACATCAACGCCCTGATGAACCCCAAGCCAGGCGAGCCCAGCACACCAGTCTGTGAACGCACCACCAGCA AACCTGGGGTTCCGTGGGTGGCAGCGGTGGTGACGTTCTTGGTCATTGCCGTGGCGGCGGCGGCACTGGTGCTGGCGGTGGTGTATCGGAAACGTATATCCAACTTTCTCTGTCCGAAAGATTTGCTGCCGCAACGCTTCAAAGAG GCGCCCAAGTCGTCCATGTACATGGCCATGCGGGACTCCCACCCACCGGAGGAGCACTACGACCCCGTCAGCATCGTTGCAGACGACGGGACTGTAGAGGAAGGGAGCCCTCTGCAGGACACGGGGACGAGCTGCAGCCTCATCGTCGGGGAGAGCTAG